One genomic region from Flagellimonas oceani encodes:
- a CDS encoding succinate dehydrogenase cytochrome b subunit has product MMSLIKSSLARKYVMALSGLFLVTFLILHVTINLASVFSPDFFNEASHFMGYNPIVQFLMQPILIAGVIVHFVMGFVLEIQNKKARNVGYVKYNGSANAPWVSRNMIYSGLVILAFLALHFYDFWVHEMTYKYVEANPEDPTRYYHETVEKFAPFWRTILYVVSFVLLSLHLWHGFASSFQSMGANNKYTVGFTKFAKIFAVVVPLAFAFIAIYHHLNPITQ; this is encoded by the coding sequence CTGATGAGTTTGATAAAATCTTCGTTGGCCCGAAAATATGTTATGGCCCTATCGGGTCTTTTTTTGGTCACATTTTTGATTCTTCACGTGACCATTAATTTGGCCTCGGTATTTTCCCCCGATTTTTTTAACGAAGCATCCCATTTTATGGGCTATAACCCCATAGTCCAATTTTTGATGCAGCCTATTCTAATCGCAGGTGTCATTGTTCACTTTGTAATGGGCTTTGTTTTGGAGATCCAGAACAAAAAAGCCAGGAACGTGGGCTATGTTAAGTACAATGGCAGCGCCAATGCACCATGGGTTTCCAGAAACATGATCTATTCAGGTTTGGTGATCCTTGCTTTCTTGGCATTGCACTTCTACGATTTCTGGGTACACGAAATGACCTATAAATATGTGGAGGCCAATCCTGAGGACCCAACACGTTACTACCACGAGACTGTTGAGAAATTCGCTCCTTTTTGGAGAACCATTCTTTACGTGGTTTCCTTTGTGTTGCTGAGCCTGCACTTGTGGCACGGCTTTGCATCCTCTTTCCAATCCATGGGTGCCAACAACAAGTACACCGTTGGATTTACAAAATTTGCTAAAATATTTGCGGTAGTGGTACCCTTGGCATTTGCATTTATCGCCATATACCACCACCTTAACCCAATAACACAGTAA
- a CDS encoding collagen-like protein, which yields MKTSELSIKAFFLTVMSVAMIVSCSPEDGEDGAVGPQGPQGEQGVAGPAGPQGEQGEQGEQGETGTANVIYSDWVNTEFGNNIIATSSSFTIDAPEIDPDMLNFGTILVYARRIDLGAGGNLVYQLPIVFGAGRQQSYYYRALSDEIRITVAANEEGESVSDGSFLEQYRYVLIPGGVSTSAKSDLDFTKMSYQEVIAHFNIPE from the coding sequence ATGAAAACAAGTGAATTGTCCATTAAAGCATTCTTTTTAACCGTAATGTCGGTTGCAATGATCGTCTCATGCTCTCCAGAGGATGGTGAGGACGGAGCCGTTGGCCCACAAGGACCCCAAGGGGAACAAGGCGTCGCCGGACCTGCAGGCCCACAAGGAGAACAGGGAGAACAGGGCGAGCAAGGAGAAACTGGTACGGCCAATGTGATTTATTCGGATTGGGTAAATACCGAATTCGGCAACAACATCATAGCCACATCCTCTTCCTTTACCATTGATGCCCCGGAAATTGATCCCGACATGCTAAATTTTGGGACCATTTTGGTCTATGCAAGAAGAATTGATCTGGGTGCCGGAGGAAACCTCGTCTACCAACTCCCTATAGTATTCGGGGCAGGCAGGCAACAATCCTATTATTATAGGGCACTAAGTGATGAAATCAGAATCACGGTGGCAGCCAACGAAGAAGGCGAAAGTGTCTCTGACGGCTCATTTTTGGAGCAGTACCGTTATGTTCTCATTCCCGGTGGCGTATCCACATCTGCTAAATCAGATTTAGATTTTACCAAGATGAGCTACCAAGAGGTGATTGCACATTTCAATATTCCTGAATAA